One Vigna unguiculata cultivar IT97K-499-35 chromosome 7, ASM411807v1, whole genome shotgun sequence genomic region harbors:
- the LOC114191890 gene encoding putative ribosomal large subunit pseudouridine synthase SVR1, chloroplastic isoform X1 produces MGATTGIGALSLIHCFSKSHTLSFASFRTLPRFTCSFSSSINFNISFAPPKPKPKPKSEPNPDLDLQPDVSSEPDGPLLIPWIVRGEDGNLKLQSEPPPSLLKVIATAQTGTRKDSNQTKTTAATSKPQKIRSTAPPQHSKAARRFYNQNIKEPSGARLSKVLAASGVASRRSCEELIFEGKVTVNGSVCNTPQTRVDPAKDVIYVNGNRLSKRQPQKVYLALNKPKGYICSSGEKESKSVISLFDDFLNTWGKKHPGVPTPRLFTVGRLDVATTGLIIVTNDGDFAQKLSHPSFNLSKEYIATVDGSIYKRHLIAISEGTTIEGVHCVPDAVELLPRQADMQRARIRIVVHEGRKHEVRELVKSAGLEIHSLKRVRIGGFRLPPDLGLGKYIELNTTNLNALGWKS; encoded by the exons ATGGGTGCAACTACTGGCATTGGCGCACTCTCTCTGATTCACTGTTTTTCCAAATCCCACACACTGTCTTTTGCATCCTTCCGCACTCTCCCTCGCTTCACGTGCTCCTTCTCTTCCTCCATCAATTTCAACATCTCCTTCGCTCCCCCTAaacccaagcccaagcccaagtcCGAGCCCAACCCCGACCTCGACCTCCAACCCGACGTCTCGAGTGAGCCCGATGGGCCGCTTCTCATCCCGTGGATCGTCCGAGGTGAGGACGGTAACCTCAAGCTCCAATCCGAACCTCCCCCGAGCCTCCTCAAGGTCATTGCCACCGCTCAAACCGGAACCAGAAAGGACAGcaaccaaaccaaaaccacCGCCGCCACCAGCAAACCTCAAAAGATTCGCTCGACGGCGCCGCCGCAGCATTCCAAAGCGGCGAGGCGATTCTACAACCAAAACATCAAGGAGCCCTCCGGCGCGCGTCTCAGTAAGGTCCTCGCCGCATCCGGAG TTGCGTCGAGGAGAAGCTGCGAGGAGCTTATCTTTGAAGGGAAAGTTACGGTGAATGGTTCCGTGTGTAATACGCCTCAG ACTAGAGTTGATCCTGCGAAGGATGTTATCTATGTGAATGGGAACCGGCTTTCCAAGAGGCAACCTCAGAAGGTTTATTTGGCTTTGAACAAACCGAAAGG GTATATATGCTCGTCTGGGGAGAAGGAGTCTAAATCTGtgataagtttatttgatgattTCTTGAACACTTGG GGTAAAAAGCATCCGGGGGTACCCACACCACGGTTATTTACTGTAGGGCGCCTTGATGTTGCCACTACTGGGCTAATTATTGTGACTAACGATG GGGATTTTGCTCAAAAGCTTTCTCATCCTTCGTTTAATTTATCAAAAGA ATACATTGCCACAGTCGATGGTTCAATTTACAAGAGGCACTTAATAGCCATAAGCGAGGGAACAACCATTGAGGGTGTCCATTGTGTACCTGATGCCGTGGAATTACTTCCACGTCAGGCGGATATGCAAAGAGCTCGTATTCGCATCGTG GTCCATGAAGGGAGGAAACATGAAGTTCGTGAACTTGTAAAAAGTGCTGGACTTGAG ATTCATTCGTTAAAACGAGTACGCATTGGTGGGTTTAGACTTCCACCAGACCTTGG GTTAGGGAAGTATATCGAGTTAAATACAACAAACCTTAACGCATTGGGGTGGAAGAGTTAA
- the LOC114191888 gene encoding exocyst complex component SEC8, whose amino-acid sequence MGIFDELPLPADKAFLREDLLRIDECWIAARFDSLPHVVHILTSKDRDAAAQFLKEQSDIIEDVVDEVVHSYHSGFNRAIQNYSQILKLFSESTESISVLRVDLAEAKKRLSARNKQLHQLWYRSVTLRHIISLLDQIEDIAKVPARIEKLISEKQFYAAVQLHVQSVLMLERGLQNVGALQDVRSELTKLRGVLFYKILEDLHAHLYNKGEYSVAGSTLLENDDDVPTTTASLAAHNSQSLSRRTRSFKGDSRNSLQTDGSYRTGSVAGGSYDGRDEAYSNEEGTLDGNMAAMRSNGSDVPKDSNNALRQMPTWLSNSTPDEFLETIRKSDAPLHVKYLQTMVECLCMLGKVAAAGAMICQRLRPTIHDIITSNIKAHAEFLNSSRSSTGHGSHAGTGNLHFIKGQLESFQLPKQKPKNGISSSGTLLAVSPVSPLMAPGGKAQVTAKELLDSILDSVVRLFENHVIVGELLEAKASQHADINTPKSVPVDISWNPDSEASQATGGYTIGFSLTVLQSECQQLICEILRATPEAASADAAVQTARLASKVPSKDKRDGSEDGLSFAFRFTDATISMPNQGVDLVRQGWNRKGPNVQEGYGSAAVLPEEGIYLAASIYRPVLQFTDKIASMLPTKYSQLGNDGLLAFVENFLKDHFLPTMFVDYRKGVQQAISSPAAFRPRAHVATAYTPSIEKGRPVLQGLLTIDHLTKEVLGWAQAMPKFANDLVKYVQTFLERTYERCRTAYMEAVLEKQSYMLIGRFDIDKLMRLNSSSAYLPNQLGQFNMESNSSDAETIEAESELSELLLNLRPIKQENLIHDDNKLILLASLSDSLEYVADSIERLGQTTQRAPNHGKDHHSRSDSAPPKSLASFAQDYRKLAIDCLKVLRIEMQLETIFHMQEMANTEYLDDQDAEEPDDFIISLTSQITRRDEEIAPFISNVKRNYLFGGICGVAANAFLKALADMKSINLFGVQQICRNAIALEQALAAIPSINSEAVQQRLDRVRTYYELLNMPFEALVAFITEHMHLFTRAEYTNLLNVQVPGREIPPDAHDRVSEILST is encoded by the exons ATGGGAATTTTTGATGAGTTACCTTTGCCTGCAGATAAAGCT TTTTTAAGAGAAGACCTCTTGAGGATAGATGAATGTTGGATTGCTGCTCGTTTTGATTCATTACCTCATGTTGTTCACATTTTGACATCAAAAGACCGTGATGCTGCTGCCCAATTTTTGAAGGAGCAAAGTGATATCATTGAAGATGTTGTGGATGAAGTAGTACATTCCTACCATAGTGGCTTCAACAGAGCTATCCAAAACTATTCCCAG ATCTTGAAGCTCTTCAGTGAATCCACTGAAAGTATATCTGTCTTAAGAGTAGATTTGGCAGAGGCAAAGAAGCGCCTAAGTGCCCGCAATAAGCAATTGCATCAACTATGGTATCGATCAGTCACACTGCGACATATAATATCCTTGTTGGATCAAATTGAAGACATTGCCAAG GTTCCAGCTCGCATCGAGAAACTCATTTCAGAGAAGCAATTTTATGCTGCGGTTCAATTGCATGTGCAATCAGTATTGATGCTTGAGCGAGGTCTACAAAAT GTTGGGGCACTTCAAGATGTCCGTTCTGAGTTAACGAAGTTACGGGGAGTTCTCTTTTATAAGATTTTGGAGGATTTACATGCCCATTTGTACAATAAGGGTGAATATAG TGTTGCTGGCTCAACTTTGTTAGAGAATGATGATGATGTACCAACCACCACTGCTTCCCTTGCTGCACATAATTCACAATCACTGTCTCGAAGAACAAGATCATTCAAAGGTGACAGTCGGAATAGTCTTCAGACTGATGGATCCTATAGGACAGGATCAGTGGCAGGAGG TTCCTACGATGGCCGTGATGAGGCATATTCAAATGAGGAAGGCACCTTAGATGGGAATATGGCAGCAATGAGAAGTAATGGTAGTGATGTACCAAAGGATTCCAATAATGCTCTTCGTCAAATGCCAACATGGCTCTCAAATTCGACACCTGATGAATTTCTT GAAACAATTAGAAAGAGTGATGCTCCACTTCATGTGAAGTATCTTCAGACCATGGTTGAGTGCCTTTGCATGCTTGGCAAAGTTGCAGCTGCTGGAGCTATGATATG CCAAAGGTTGCGGCCAACAATTCACGACATAATTACATCAAATATTAAAGCTCATGCAGAGTTTTTGAATTCATCAAGGTCTAGCACTGGGCATGGTTCCCACGCTGGAACAGGTAATCTGCACTTCATAAAAGGTCAACTGGAAAGTTTTCAACTGCCAAAGCAGAAGCCTAAGAATGGAATATCTAGCAGTGGGACTCTGTTGGCTGTGAGCCCCGTATCGCCTCTTATGGCTCCTGGTGGGAAAGCACAGGTTACTGCTAAGGAGcttcttgattcaattttgGATTCTGTTGTTCGATTATTTG AGAATCATGTCATTGTTGGGGAGCTTTTAGAAGCAAAAGCCAGTCAGCATGCTGACATAAACACGCCAAAATCAGTGCCAGTGGATATAAGTTGGAACCCTGATTCTGAAGCATCTCAAGCCACCGGAGGTTACACCATTGGTTTCTCCCTGACAGTGTTACAG AGTGAATGCCAACAACTTATTTGTGAAATTCTACGGGCCACTCCTGAAGCTGCATCTGCTGATGCTGCTGTTCAAACAGCTAGGCTTGCAAGCAAAGTCCCTTCCAAAGATAAAAG GGATGGATCAGAAGATGGTCTTAGCTTCGCATTTCGCTTTACTGATGCTACAATATCCATGCCTAACCAGG GAGTTGATCTTGTTCGCCAAGGTTGGAATAGGAAGGGTCCCAATGTACAAGAAGGTTATGGTTCAGCAGCAGTTTTGCCTGAGGAAGGCATTTATCTAGCCGCATCCATATACCGACCTGTGCTTCAG TTCACAGATAAAATTGCTTCAATGCTGCCAACAAAGTATTCCCAACTTGG AAATGATGGTTTGCTAGCTTTTGTGGAGAACTTTCTGAAGGACCACTTTTTACCAACTATGTTTGTGGACTACCGAAAAGGCGTACAGCAAGCCATATCAA GTCCAGCTGCATTTCGTCCAAGGGCACATGTGGCTACTGCTTACACTCCTTCAATTGAAAAGGGTCGCCCTGTGTTACAAGGATTATTGACTATAGATCACTTGACAAAGGAG GTGCTTGGCTGGGCACAAGCAATGCCCAAGTTTGCTAATGATCTAGTGAAGTATGTGCAAACTTTTCTGGAGAGGACTTACGAAAGATGTAGGACTGCATACATGGAG GCTGTTCTTGAGAAGCAGAGTTATATGCTTATTGGGAGGTTTGATATTGACAAACTGATGAGACTCAACTCATCAAGTGCATATTTACCGAATCAGCTCGGTCAGTTTAATATGGAAAGTAATTCATCTGATGCTGAAACAATTGAGGCTGAATCAGAACTAAGTGAATTACTGTTAAATTTGCGTCCTATTAAGCAG GAAAACCTGATCCATGATGACAACAAACTTATTTTGTTGGCATCTCTTAGTGACTCATTGGAGTATGTTGCAGACTCTATTGAAAG GCTTGGACAGACAACTCAGAGAGCACCAAATCATGGAAAAGACCATCACAGTCGTTCAGACAGTGCTCCTCCAAAGAGTCTAGCTTCATTTGCTCAAGATTATAGGAAACTGGCAATTGATTGCCTCAAGGTTTTACGTATAGAGATGCAATTGGAGACAATATTCCATATGCAG GAAATGGCAAATACAGAATACTTGGATGACCAAGATGCTGAAGAGCCGGATGACTTCATCATTTCGCTCACTTCACAG ATAACTCGAAGAGATGAGGAAATAGCTCCTTTTATTTCAAATGTAAAGCGGAATTACTTATTTGGTGGAATTTGTGGGGTTGCTGCAAATGCATTTCTTAAG GCTTTGGCGGATATGAAATCAATAAATCTTTTTGGCGTTCAGCAAATTTGTCGAAACGCTATTGCATTGGAACAG GCACTGGCAGCTATTCCATCCATAAATAGCGAAGCAGTGCAACAAAGATTGGATCGAGTCCGCACATACTATGAACTATTGAACATGCCATTTGAG GCCTTGGTTGCCTTCATCACAGAACATATGCACTTGTTCACCCGCGCTGA GTATACCAACCTTCTTAACGTTCAGGTTCCAGGACGGGAAATTCCTCCTGATGCACATGATCGAGTATCTGAAATATTATCCACGTAG
- the LOC114191890 gene encoding putative ribosomal large subunit pseudouridine synthase SVR1, chloroplastic isoform X2 — MGATTGIGALSLIHCFSKSHTLSFASFRTLPRFTCSFSSSINFNISFAPPKPKPKPKSEPNPDLDLQPDVSSEPDGPLLIPWIVRGEDGNLKLQSEPPPSLLKVIATAQTGTRKDSNQTKTTAATSKPQKIRSTAPPQHSKAARRFYNQNIKEPSGARLSKVLAASGVASRRSCEELIFEGKVTVNGSVCNTPQTRVDPAKDVIYVNGNRLSKRQPQKVYLALNKPKGYICSSGEKESKSVISLFDDFLNTWGKKHPGVPTPRLFTVGRLDVATTGLIIVTNDGDFAQKLSHPSFNLSKEYIATVDGSIYKRHLIAISEGTTIEGVHCVPDAVELLPRQADMQRARIRIVVHEGRKHEVRELVKSAGLEIHSLKRVRIGGFRLPPDLG, encoded by the exons ATGGGTGCAACTACTGGCATTGGCGCACTCTCTCTGATTCACTGTTTTTCCAAATCCCACACACTGTCTTTTGCATCCTTCCGCACTCTCCCTCGCTTCACGTGCTCCTTCTCTTCCTCCATCAATTTCAACATCTCCTTCGCTCCCCCTAaacccaagcccaagcccaagtcCGAGCCCAACCCCGACCTCGACCTCCAACCCGACGTCTCGAGTGAGCCCGATGGGCCGCTTCTCATCCCGTGGATCGTCCGAGGTGAGGACGGTAACCTCAAGCTCCAATCCGAACCTCCCCCGAGCCTCCTCAAGGTCATTGCCACCGCTCAAACCGGAACCAGAAAGGACAGcaaccaaaccaaaaccacCGCCGCCACCAGCAAACCTCAAAAGATTCGCTCGACGGCGCCGCCGCAGCATTCCAAAGCGGCGAGGCGATTCTACAACCAAAACATCAAGGAGCCCTCCGGCGCGCGTCTCAGTAAGGTCCTCGCCGCATCCGGAG TTGCGTCGAGGAGAAGCTGCGAGGAGCTTATCTTTGAAGGGAAAGTTACGGTGAATGGTTCCGTGTGTAATACGCCTCAG ACTAGAGTTGATCCTGCGAAGGATGTTATCTATGTGAATGGGAACCGGCTTTCCAAGAGGCAACCTCAGAAGGTTTATTTGGCTTTGAACAAACCGAAAGG GTATATATGCTCGTCTGGGGAGAAGGAGTCTAAATCTGtgataagtttatttgatgattTCTTGAACACTTGG GGTAAAAAGCATCCGGGGGTACCCACACCACGGTTATTTACTGTAGGGCGCCTTGATGTTGCCACTACTGGGCTAATTATTGTGACTAACGATG GGGATTTTGCTCAAAAGCTTTCTCATCCTTCGTTTAATTTATCAAAAGA ATACATTGCCACAGTCGATGGTTCAATTTACAAGAGGCACTTAATAGCCATAAGCGAGGGAACAACCATTGAGGGTGTCCATTGTGTACCTGATGCCGTGGAATTACTTCCACGTCAGGCGGATATGCAAAGAGCTCGTATTCGCATCGTG GTCCATGAAGGGAGGAAACATGAAGTTCGTGAACTTGTAAAAAGTGCTGGACTTGAG ATTCATTCGTTAAAACGAGTACGCATTGGTGGGTTTAGACTTCCACCAGACCTTGGGTAA